The Spirochaetae bacterium HGW-Spirochaetae-1 genomic interval CATGGGTATGAATTTGGGTAGCTTGCAGGCTGCAGTAATGATGCCCTTGTAACCCGCCACAGTGCTCATGGAAGTAAGAGCATCCATGGATTGAGCCCTGGTTATTCTGGGAATGCAGTCCAGGGAAAAGCTTATTATGCCTTTCTCGGCAAGCTTGTTCACCATAGCATGATTGTTGGGATTGGCCGGGTGGATAAATGTTATGAGAATCTGATCCTTTTTCATCATATCAATTTCATGTATATTATGGGTTTCGTTCAGTTTAGGTTCTTTTACCTTCATGATAATATGGGATCGTGTGAAAATTTCACGAACATCAGTAATTATCTCAGCGCCGGCTTGTACATATTCCTCATCGGTAAAAAAAGATCCCTTTCCGGCATCTTTCTCAACGAGTATGACAGCGCCTCCGTCATGCATTTTTTTGACGGTCTCAGGAATGGCCGCAACCCGGTTTTCATTTTTCATAATTTCTTTTGGGATCCCGATTGTTAGACCTTTAAATTTCATGACTGAACTCCTTCATATTGCAGTAATAAATTTAATCAAAAATGAGTAAGTACTCACTCAATAATGACAGATTAGAAATATTATTATTAAAGTCAATAACAAATTATACTATGTTTGAATTTTAACCGTTTAGAAACGATATTTCAACAGAAATTTTACTTCCTGGGGGCCAGGGCGCCGCGTATAAAGTGCATTATACCCTTGATCATTTTTTCGTCATTTTCAAGGGAATCTTCACCGGCGAAAATCTTCATCCGTTCCTTGAAATATTCACTGGCGTAGGAGAACTGCAGTAACACAATCAGGTTATCCAGACAGAAGGAAAAAACGAATTCATCGATCGACTGATCAACAAGTCCGTCATTTTTAGCCTTATTTATCATGTCTCGATAGTATTTTGCCGTAATGCTTTCAAAATCGCGTGATAGTCTTTGCTGAAGATAGGTGAGGCCTTCCGAGGTGATATCCAGGTATATTTGCGTCAGTTCACGGTATTGCCGGGAGCTTTTCTGGGCAACTCTTATAAGGGATTCGAATTTATCAAAAATATCACCTTCCATCACGCTCACTTCGACAAGAGCCTTTTCGAGCAATTTGTATCCCTGGTCAAAAACAGTAAGGAAAAGGTCTTCTTTGGAGGCAAAATAATTATACATGGAGCCAATACTGATACCGGCATTTTTAGCGATGACGTTGATATTTGCCGCAGAAAAACCTTTTTCGGCGAATTCCTTTGTTGCAGCCTGGAGAATTCTTCCTCTCTTTTCATCGGAAATTTTATCGAAGGTCTCTTTGTGCCGTTTTTCATTCATGCTATTTTCTCCATGATTTTATCCATTAAAAAGCGGATATTCAGTCTGTAAATAAGAAATTAATTTTTTACCTGATTGTCAAATAAGTTAAGTATATGAGTGAACAATCACTCATATACTTAACTGTCAAGAAAATAAATTATTTTATATACTGATAATAAATCTATACAACGTTTAATATTATAAAATATTTACTTTCTTCTTATGAAAAATTATTGATATTTTAACGAATAATGATAAATTCTAACAATTGCTGTTTTTTTCTTGACATTGTGGTAGTATAAGCAATAACTATTCATAATGAGTTAGCGCTCACTCATATAGCTGATTATTTGTAGATTAAGAACAACAATTATGGAGAGCAAGAGGAAAAATCGAAACTATAAAAAGGGAATTACAAGATTTTTCCGTTCTCCTATTTTTATCCAGTCATAAGGAGATACATCATGAGCTATGATCTGATCAAAGCAAATCTTAATCTTTATGCTGTGTTGCAAAATCTCGAGGATATGATCAAATATGATTCCGAGATGAATGCGCTTGCAAAAGATTGGGATATTTCTATTCAGTTTCTGGTCAAAAACGGTCCCAAAGCCTTCATCGAATTTAAAAAAGGTGTCTGCACCGTGGGCCGCGGGAAGTATAAATGGCCATCGGTAAAACTATTTTTTACCTCACCTCAGCATCTAAATAAAATGATGGATGGGAAAGGGGGACCGATTCCAATAAAAGGATTTACCAAAATCGGTTTTCTTTTAAAGGATTTTCCCAAAGTCACGGAAAAACTGGAATATTATCTCAAACCTACCGACGAACTCCTCAAAGATGAAAATTTCGCGACAATGAATACCCGGCTTACCATGAATACCGCAGCATTTGCCATAAGGGAAATCGGGCTCAATGATCCGTTGCTAAAAAGTGTGGCGTCACATATGATGGATGGAACAGTCGGGCTTAATGTACTTGCCGGCGGACCCTCTGTGCATATTACATTCAGCCATGGTGAAATTACACCGGGCAAAGGGGCTGTGGATAAACCCATGGCGAAAATTGATTTCAAGAATCTGAAAATTGCTAATAACTTTCTCAACGGGAAGAGTGATGCCTTTACGGAAATTGCTTCAGGGAATGTTATGATTAAAGGGCAGACTGGCATGATAGACGGCATGTCCCTTATCCTTGATAGAATACCCTATTACTTAGGTTGAGAGAGGTGGAAAAATGAAAACATTTACGTATAAAAAGCAGCAGGCACTGTTTAAAAAAGCAACCGGTGTTATGCCCTGCGGAATTTATGGACACTACAGTCCGGCCCCATTGATTCCTGCAACGGATTATCCCTTTTTCACATCGAAGGCAAAAGGGGCCCATATATGGGATCCCGATGGAAACCAGTTCATCGATTACATGTGCGCTTATGGACCCATGGTTCACGGATATGCAAATCCGAAGATCGATTCTGCAGCAGCAAAATCGGCCAGACTGGGCAATTGCACAACGGGAGCTCCACCGGTCATGGTGGAACTTGCTGAATATCTTGTCGATATGACTGCCGGCATGAGCTGGGCTTTTTTCGCAAAGAATGGCGCCGACACTACAAATTATGCCGTAATGATTGCACGTGACGCGACAGGGCGCAACAAAATCATTACTTACGACGGCTGTTATCACGGAACATCTCCATGGATGCAGGGGAATGGACATCACGGCGTCATTGAAGACGACACAAAATATGTTCTCAAGGCAAAATGGAATGATTATGCCGATTTTGAACGGGTTGTCAGGGAAAACAAGGGACAGATAGCTGCCCTGATCGCATCTCCCTACCTGGTTCCTACATTCAGGGACAATGAACTTCCCGCGGAAGGATACTGGGAAAATGTTGATGCCCTGTGTAAACGTGAGGGAATCATTCTCATTTCCGATGATATAAGGCATGGATTCAGGATAGATCTTCGCGGTTCACATGCTAAATACGGATATGAGCCCGACCTGGTATGCTATTGCAAGGCCATAGGTAACGGTTATCCGATTTCCGCTTGTCTCGGCACCAGTGGCATGAAACAGTATGCGGCCCGCGTATTCCACACGGGAAGTTATTGGTTCCAGTCCGAACCCATGGCTGCGGCTCTTGCGTCCCTGAAGGAGCACAAGAGACTGAATACTCCCAAGGTTTGTACTGAGAAGGGAACAAAACTTCTCACCGGCCTTGTCGGTATTGCGGCGGGATACGGTTATGAACTCAAGACCAGCGGTGACCCATCCATGCCGTACCTCAGGATAACCAATGATCCGAGCCTCATGCTGCATCAGGACTGGTGTGCTGAATCGACAAAACGTGGCGCGTTTTTCACCTCTCACCACAACTGGTTTATATCAAC includes:
- a CDS encoding glutamate-1-semialdehyde 2,1-aminomutase, with protein sequence MKTFTYKKQQALFKKATGVMPCGIYGHYSPAPLIPATDYPFFTSKAKGAHIWDPDGNQFIDYMCAYGPMVHGYANPKIDSAAAKSARLGNCTTGAPPVMVELAEYLVDMTAGMSWAFFAKNGADTTNYAVMIARDATGRNKIITYDGCYHGTSPWMQGNGHHGVIEDDTKYVLKAKWNDYADFERVVRENKGQIAALIASPYLVPTFRDNELPAEGYWENVDALCKREGIILISDDIRHGFRIDLRGSHAKYGYEPDLVCYCKAIGNGYPISACLGTSGMKQYAARVFHTGSYWFQSEPMAAALASLKEHKRLNTPKVCTEKGTKLLTGLVGIAAGYGYELKTSGDPSMPYLRITNDPSLMLHQDWCAESTKRGAFFTSHHNWFISTAHTDADIKKTLQIADEAFKVIKKKYGDEF
- a CDS encoding AcrR family transcriptional regulator; translated protein: MNEKRHKETFDKISDEKRGRILQAATKEFAEKGFSAANINVIAKNAGISIGSMYNYFASKEDLFLTVFDQGYKLLEKALVEVSVMEGDIFDKFESLIRVAQKSSRQYRELTQIYLDITSEGLTYLQQRLSRDFESITAKYYRDMINKAKNDGLVDQSIDEFVFSFCLDNLIVLLQFSYASEYFKERMKIFAGEDSLENDEKMIKGIMHFIRGALAPRK